The Thermoflexus sp. genomic sequence CTCCACACCGAAGCGCATGGCTCCGATGGCAGGGATGGACGGGATCTTCGTCCGTAAACCGGGATGCCTGGAGGAAGACGTCATCTGCTACATGCTCCGCTGATCCTGGAGAGGATTCCCCGATGATCAGAGGCCGAATCGCTCGTTTCGCCCTGGCCCTTTTTCTGCTGGCTGGTCCGCTTCTGGGCCGGCTGTTCCTCTCGGGGGGGGCGCCGCGCTCAGGCGGTGGCGTCCGCCCCCATCGCCCTGGTTGTGGATCCCGGCGCGCCGAACCCGTTCGGGCTTTACCTGGGGGAAATCCTGCGAGCGGAGGGCTGGGCCGCCCACGATGTGATCTCTCTCTCCTCCATCTCGCCCTCGCTCCTTCAGCCCTATCCGGTCGTCTTGCTGGCGGAAGTCCCCCTGAATGGGACGCAGGCCGGGATCCTGCGGGACTACGTCGAAAATCGCTGGTCAGCCGGTAACCCTCACCATGGTCCTGATGAACGCAGGGCCCAGCGCGGCGCGAGCGGTGCAGCTCGAGGCTTCGTGGCCGCCCAGCCTCACCCTGGAAGCCTGCATTCCCCCATGCACGAACACGCCATGGGCTCGCTGGGATCTGGACCTCCTTTCCCTGCGTGAGCCGGCGTGGTTCCAGATCCGGCTCCGCGTGGATCCGGATTTCACCGGGATCGCTTCGGTGAAGGTCCAGGCACGCTCCGCCCCGGTGGAGATCGACCCCCATACGAATTCCCAACAATTTGCCCTCCAGGTCCTAACCCGTTTCCGCTACCGTGTGTTCATGCCCGTGATCCTGCGTGCTGGATCTCCGTAAGCGGGCTGGGCATGCGGGATGAAGGACGGTTCTTATGGAAAGGAGCGAAGGATGGCGACACAGATACCCGTGGTGGGAGAGGAGGAGCTACGGCGCAACTTGGGGACGCGGCGGATCCCTCCGCTGCCGGCCCCCAAATTCCCGGACGCCAGCCCGGTGATCCGGCGGCTGCGGCCGCCCCGTTCGCCCGAGGCCGTGGATGTGCTCTTGGTGAACCCGCCTTCCCCGGACGGGGCGGTCTGGATCCGCAGCCAGCACCGGGTAGGCCGCCGCTCCCGGGAGAACATGATCTGGCCCCAGGTAAGCCTGGCCCAGATGGCCGCCATGCTCCACCCCGATTACAGCGTGGAGATCGTGGATGCCATCGCGCTGCGGATGGACTGGAAGGAGTTCGAAGATCTGCTCCGCCGCAAGCAGCCGAAGTATTACATCACTCAGGTCACCGCCCCCACTCTGACCAACGACATGTATGGCGCCTTCCTGGCCCGCAGCCTGGGCGCGAAGACCATCGCCTTCGGGACCCACGTGACCCCCATGCCGATCCCGACGATGGAGGCCTACCCCGCGCTGGATTTCGTGCTGCGCGGGGAGCCGGAGCTCACCCTGCGGGAGCTGATCGACACCCTCGAAGGCCGGGTTCCCGAGGGCCGCCTCCGGCGGCTGTTCGAAGACAGCGACCCCGAATGGTTCCCCCTGAACGAGGGGGAGGCGAGGGAGTGGCCTCCGGAGGAGAAGCTGGCTCGCATCAAGGGGCTGGTCTGGCGCCGGAACGGCGAGATCCGGGTGAACGTCGACCGCCCCTTCATCCGCAACCTGGATGACATGCCGCTTCCTCTGCATCATCTGCTGCCCCTCTATCACTACCGGGCGCCGATGATCCGGGGCCCCTACACCTTCATCGTGACCAGCCGGGGCTGCACCGCCGGGTGCACCTACTGCATCAAGCACGTGAGCTATCAATACTCCATCCGCCTCCGCTCCCCCGAGAGCATCGTGGAGGAGGTCCGCCACCTCGTGGACCTGGGGATCCGGAACATCCACATGTATGCCGATCTCTTCACCATCAGCCGGGATCAGGTGATGGGGATGTGCGACCTGCTGATCCGCGAAGGAATCCGGATCCGCTGGACCTGCAACAGTCGGGTGGATTATGTGGATCGGGAGATGCTGCACCGGATGGCCCAGGCGGGCTGCTGGCTGATCTCCTGGGGCATCGAATCGGCCAACGAACAGATCCTGAAGGGCGTGCGCAAGGGGTACCGCCTGGAGCAGGCGCCCCAGGCCCTTCGCTGGGCGAAGGAGGCGGGGATCAAGAACTGGGGCTACTTCATCATCGGCCTGCCCGGGGAGACAGAAGAGACCATCCGGCAGACCATTGAGTTCGCCAAGTCCCTCCCGCTGGACCTCGCCCTCTTCCACATCGCGGCCCCTTATCCGGGCACTCCCTTCTTCTTCCAGGTGGTGGAGAACAACTGGTTCCGCCCGGGCACGGCCTGGGAGGAAGTGGACATGGACCGTTCCACCGTTCTGGATTATCCGGGGTTGCCCGCGGAGCGGCTGGAATACTGGCAGAAGCGGGCGTTCCGGGAATGGGCCATGCGCCCTGGGCCGATCCTCACCTTCCTGAAGGGCGCCCTGGACCCGGCGGTGGTGGGGTCCGCGATGGAGGTGGCCATCCGCCATGCGCGATGGCTCCTGGGGATGGAGTAGATCACTGGAGGCGGCTCCCATGATGGGAGCCCCCCGACTGGCCTGGCTCTCCGCGATGCGAGGCCTGGCTATCCTTATGATTGTCTTCTATCACATCACCATCGCCATCTATGGGGTGCCATGGTTTGCCCACCCCCGGAGCGACTGGCCAGAGCTAATCGTTCGCATCGCGCAGCTCCAGCCCCTCCCTCAGGAGAACCTGGTGGCTTTCCTTCTGGCCAACCTGTTCCGCTATGGAGGCTGGCTGGGGTATCAGGGCACGGGGGTGTTTCTGGTGATCAGCGGGTTCGGTCTCACCTGGGCGCTGGTCAGCCGCTCCCGGGAGGCCCTCCTGGATCGCCGGGCGTTCTACATGCGGCGTTTCCTGCGCCTGTTCCCCCTCTACTGGGTCGGGCATCTGTTCTTTCTGGCCTTCAACAACCTGGTGGGCTGGCGGCCGTTCTCCCCACTGGACCCCCGTTTCATGCTCAGCTTGGTCGGGCTCCGGTTCCTGCCCGGGGTCTTTCATTTCATCTCCCCTGCATGGTGGTTTATCGTGCTGATCATGCAGCTCTATGCCGTTTTCCCGCTTCTCTGGGAAGCGCTGAAACGCCTCGGGGCGGTCCGGTTCGGGATCGCGGCCGTGCTCCTCACGGCGCTCACCCGGGCGATCGGTTTCTTCCTCCTGCCAGTGGATCCGGAGATGTGGTCCCGGGGGCTGCTGTTCACCTCCCGGCTGGGGGAGTTCGCCCTGGGGATGGTCCTGGCCTGGCAGGCGGCTGGGGATCCGGGGCGGGTTCAGGGGTGGTTGCGGTCGCCGCGCGCATGGCTGGCCCTGGCGATCCTGTATGGATGGGGGATGGGGCTCTCTTTCACGCGGCCCGGAGCGGTGATCGCGCCCCTCTTCATCACTCCGGCCGCCACGGGTTTCCTGATGCTGCTGGCCCGGGATCTCCTGCCTCGCTGGCCGCGCGTGAATCGGGTTCTCTCGCAGGTCGGCGAATTCTCTTACGGGGTGATGGTCTTCCACCAGCCCCTCCTCTGGGCGCTGATCATCTGGCTGTGGCCGTTCCCCATGCCACTGGCGCTCCGCATGAGCCTCATCGGGGCCGCCACCGTCCTCATCCTTCTTTTCTCAGCGGCGGCGGAAACCGGAACAAACCGGTTGCTGCGCCACTGGCCTTTCAATCGGATCTTCCCACCCCTCGGGCCCTACGTCCGCGTTCCGGTCCAAAACCCCTCCCTCTCTATTCCTCGATCCATGGAGGAAGCGCTATGAGAACAACACAACGGCTGCATCGAGGTGGGCTGGCCCTGACCCTGGCCGGGATTCTCCTGGCTCTCCTGATCGTGGCCATGGGGATCCTGAGCGGTGCCTCCGTGCCGGTGGCCTGGGCCCAGGGGAGCGGCGTGATCACCCATACCCGGGTGGTGGATTTCGCCGCCGGATGCGCCATCTCCTCCGGCATCTCGGTGGGGAACACGGGGGGCGGCGAGCTGCATCTGAGGGCCAGCGTGGAGGATGACTTCGACGGAGCTACCGTCGATCTCACCCGATGGATCACCAACATTTCCAACCCTAATGCAGGGTCCTATCAAAGCCTGATTATGGGCAATGGGCTCATCACGCTGAATGGGGTCTACCTGCGCTCAGTCCTCACCATGACCCAGCTCCCTCGTTTCTTCGAGGCCCGAGCCCGGCTGATGCAAGCGCCCAACACCTCTGGCGAGCCGGATCTGGGCTTCTACCGGGAGGTCGGCCCCGCATACAACCCATTTACCCCCGCCAGCTCCATCCGATTGTTCATCCTGGGAAACGGCGATGCCAACAACCTGATCGTGCGGGCGCGGGATGGGGCTGGACCGCTCGTGGATGTGGACATCCCGGATCCCGACAAAACCCAGTTCCATATCTTCCGCATCGAGTGGGAGCCCAACGCCACCCGTTATTTCATCGACGGGGTGCTGCAGACGACCATCCCTTCCCCGACCCTGGTGATCACCTCCTGGGTGTTTCTATATCACCAAACCCCCTCCTTTTATGGCTCGACGCCCATGGACATCGACTGGGTGCGCGCGGGCCAGTATGCCGGAACCGGGACCTATACATCGTGCCCCCAGGACGCCGGCCAGAGGGTCCGCTGGGACACCCTTGCATGGGATGCCACCGTGCCGACCACCACTACCCTCGCCTTCCGCGTTCGCACCTCAATGGACGGCGCAAACTGGTCGGCCTGGTCCGATCCCCTCCCGCCAGGCCCGAATAACATTCCTCCTGCGCTGGCCTTCGCCCGCTATTTGCAATACCGGGTGGAGATGAGCACCACCAATCCCATGTGGTCCCCGGAGGTGCGGGAGGTGGTGCTCTCGTATTCGGAGCTCGCCGATCTGGCTGCGCGCAAGGAGGCATCCTCCGGCACGGTCCTCGCCGGGAACGAACTCACTTACACCATCTGGATCACGAACAACGGCCCACTTCCCGCTCAAGCCGTCCGCGTGACGGATACGCTGCCCGGCGGGGTGACGCTGATAGCGGCCACACCTTCCCAGGGCGGATGCTCCGGATCGATCTGCACCTTGGGAACCATGAACCCGGGTGGTGTTGCCATGGTCGCCTTCCGCGTCCGGGTGAACAGCAGCACGCCGGCCGGGACGCTGGTGAACCAGGTCGTGGCTGGCACCGACACCCCGGATGATCCCGTCAATAACACGGCGGCCGTCTCCACCGTGGTGCAGACCATGGCGAATCTGAGCCTGGCGGTTCGGGATGATCCCGATCCGGTGGTGGCGGGGGCACTGCTGACTTACACCCTGACCCTGACGAACGCGGGTCCCTCGGATGCCCGGGGGGTGGGGGTGACCCTGACGCTCCCCAGCGGGCTGACGGTTCTCGGCTTCTCCGCCTCCCAGGGATCGTGTGGAGGGGCGACCTGCAATCTGGGGGATGTTCCGTCGGGCGGGGTGGTGACGGTGATCCTGCGGACCCGGGTGGATGCCAGTGTTCCGGCGGGGAGCCTGATCCTCTCGGCTCAGGCGGCGGCCAGCACTCCGGATCCCAATCCGGGCGACAACACCAGGAGTGAAACCACGGCTGTTCAGACCCGGGC encodes the following:
- a CDS encoding B12-binding domain-containing radical SAM protein, which encodes MATQIPVVGEEELRRNLGTRRIPPLPAPKFPDASPVIRRLRPPRSPEAVDVLLVNPPSPDGAVWIRSQHRVGRRSRENMIWPQVSLAQMAAMLHPDYSVEIVDAIALRMDWKEFEDLLRRKQPKYYITQVTAPTLTNDMYGAFLARSLGAKTIAFGTHVTPMPIPTMEAYPALDFVLRGEPELTLRELIDTLEGRVPEGRLRRLFEDSDPEWFPLNEGEAREWPPEEKLARIKGLVWRRNGEIRVNVDRPFIRNLDDMPLPLHHLLPLYHYRAPMIRGPYTFIVTSRGCTAGCTYCIKHVSYQYSIRLRSPESIVEEVRHLVDLGIRNIHMYADLFTISRDQVMGMCDLLIREGIRIRWTCNSRVDYVDREMLHRMAQAGCWLISWGIESANEQILKGVRKGYRLEQAPQALRWAKEAGIKNWGYFIIGLPGETEETIRQTIEFAKSLPLDLALFHIAAPYPGTPFFFQVVENNWFRPGTAWEEVDMDRSTVLDYPGLPAERLEYWQKRAFREWAMRPGPILTFLKGALDPAVVGSAMEVAIRHARWLLGME
- a CDS encoding acyltransferase, whose translation is MMGAPRLAWLSAMRGLAILMIVFYHITIAIYGVPWFAHPRSDWPELIVRIAQLQPLPQENLVAFLLANLFRYGGWLGYQGTGVFLVISGFGLTWALVSRSREALLDRRAFYMRRFLRLFPLYWVGHLFFLAFNNLVGWRPFSPLDPRFMLSLVGLRFLPGVFHFISPAWWFIVLIMQLYAVFPLLWEALKRLGAVRFGIAAVLLTALTRAIGFFLLPVDPEMWSRGLLFTSRLGEFALGMVLAWQAAGDPGRVQGWLRSPRAWLALAILYGWGMGLSFTRPGAVIAPLFITPAATGFLMLLARDLLPRWPRVNRVLSQVGEFSYGVMVFHQPLLWALIIWLWPFPMPLALRMSLIGAATVLILLFSAAAETGTNRLLRHWPFNRIFPPLGPYVRVPVQNPSLSIPRSMEEAL